GCAAACCTTCAAACCAAGCCTTATTCGCTACAATACCATAACCGAGAAAACCGTGGTTACTCTTGATGAGATAGCTTTGAACCTCAAACAACCGATTCAGATAAATAGTCTTAATAGGATTTTCCTGGCCATCCACTACGCCTTGCTGCAGTGAATTGTATAATTCGCCAAACTCAATGGGAGTAGGCTTGGCTCCCCAGGCCTCCATTTGGGCGTTGAGTAGCGGCGCCGGCATTACCCGTACTTGCATGCCTTTTAGGTCTTCGGGCGAATGAATAGGTGTGTTAGCAGTAAACTGCTTAAATCCCGCTGCCATCCAACCCAAGTTCACAAAGCCTTCCTTTTCGGCCTCAGCACTGATAAGCTCTCCGATTTCACCGTCCAACACTTTATAAGCTGTCTCGGCATCAGGCCAAAGGAACGGAAAATCCACCAGTTCATAAGCAGTCACGAAAGTACTGAGAACTGCTGTAGGCTGCTGAGTTATTTGGATCGTCCCCGTTTGGGTAGCTTCCGCCTGCTCACGCATGCTCCCCAGCTGCAAATTGGTATAGATTTTTACATTGACTCTGCCGTCAGTCTTTTCCTCTACCAGCTCCTTGAACGCTGCCATACCTTCGTGTTCAGGAGAGTTTTCCGGATGGTTGTGGCTGACAATAATATCAATAGGCTTTCCGTCAGCCTGAGAGTCCGTGTCTGCCGGCTTACCACCGCATCCTGCCAGAGTTACTGCAGCAATAACAAGTAACACCATCAAAGTCTGTCTCCAAATTCCGCTTTTCTTCAAAGCCAGTTGCCCCCCTTAGTGATAATTAAACCAAGAACCGCCCTCAATATTAAACCCTCGTCCCTGATACCTGCTCCAGTGCAATGTAACACTCTACAGTATAATTGCCACATCAGCCCCTTTCCCTGATTCATGTTCTGTTAACATTACCGTCTTTATATATCTATTCTGTTAGTTAAACAGCTTATCATTTGGCCTACACTACAAATCACGCTTTGGCCAACTATAAAAAGGAACATTCCCGACTCGCCCCTGCCATCCTTATAAGCAAAGAAGCTGCACATCACTCTTCATCACCAAAACACTAAACGCGCTCTTCCTTATTTTCGCCGCCAAACCCCTGCTTACCTTTCTCTAGTTTTCTTATACAATCAAAGTCCATAAAAACCCAGTCAAGGAAGTAGAAAGAAATGACCTTCAGCCTAAGTTGCTGAAGGTCGTTACATTTTTGTGGATGGTTCGGTATCCTGTCCCTTTACACTTCCTTAGCAGCAGCAGTACACATTGTACCGCTGAGAACAACCAACACCCCTAAATAGAAAGCTCCGGTTAAGCTTCCGCTCATATCCTTTACCAACCCGCTCACTAGAGGGGCTATTACAGCCGCCGACATCCCCACCAGATTAAATAGTCCCACCGCCGCTCCTAAAGCACCGGGGCTCTTTTTCGCCACGTGATCCCCAAACCACGAGATGATCACTGTATCTGATACCGTGCGTCCAACCAGTCCGTACAGTACCAGTGCTCCCGCTAATACCGGCACCGACCTCACGTAGGTCAGAGAAAAGATAGTAACCGCTTGAAGCGGATAGAGAATAAGTGCCAACTGGCGCCGCCCTACTCTGTCCGACAGCCGACCAGCAAACATGGCCGCCGGAATAGCCGAGAGGGCCGGCAAAGCTGTGAACACGCCGGCGGCGGTAAGGCTAAGGGATCGTTCAGTAGCAAAGAAATCAGGCCCCCAGGTCAGGGCTACCCAGAATCCATAGCCGGCACAAAAAGCCGCCAGATTTAACGCCCACAGATCCTTGTCCGCCAGGATCTTTTTCATGTTAGGTTGCTGCCAACCCTCATTGGGATCGGCATCAGTATTGGTTGTTAGCCCCGGTAGGTTACGCCGGAACCATATTGGCACCAATAACGTAGGAACCGCCAGCACCAAGAAGGGAATACGCCAACTGCCGGTGTATAAATATATCGGTCCGGAACACGCCAGGCCAAGAGCGGTACCTACTGACATCCCGGCGTTTATTGTAGCCGATGCCAGTCCGCGCCGAGTTTTGGGCACCGTCCCGATATTGATGCCGTAGGACGTGGGGTAAAAAGCACCCATCCCGATACCGTGCAATCCTACCAGGATAATCAACAAAGCATAGTCATTAGCCGTCAACCCTAACATTAAAAGCGCTCCGCCGCCGAGCAAATAGGAGACAATTAACACCCTCTTCAGCCCCAATCTATCCCCTAACAATCCCGACGGTACCTGCATAGCTACATATAAGAAGAAATAAGTGCTAGTAATAAACCCGGTAGCCGTACCGCTCAGTCCAAACTCTTCGGCAATTACTTTGAGCATGGGATAAAGAACAGTCCGATCCGCATACATAAAAAGGGCCCCCACGGCCAGCACCAGCACCGTCGCTCTCAGTTCCTCCTGTGTCCGCTCCGTCGCCCCTTGCCAATGAGCCTCCATGTGAAATCTCCTTCCCCTAGCAATCATCCGAACCAAGTCTATGCAGTCGATCCAGCAGTCATAGAGCTGAAACCTAACGCTCATAGAAAGGATATGCCGGCCAGAATACCACATTACACTGATCTCGAAAGCAATGATTGATCACCTAGTTGTTATATTTTCTACTGTACAGACGGCAAATCCTTTAAGAAACAAGTAAGCATTGACTTTGACAACCAACTCTCTTTAGGCAGGATATAGGACTGACCATATAGAATTAATAGAACCTCCAGTGAAACAACCTTTAACACTGCACTCTGTGACCCGTCAGTCAGATTTATTGGGCAACTTGATCTGACAAAATCTGATCTTGAAAAAACGGGCAATTGGCTTAAAGAAATTCTTGATCAGAACGCCAATTACGGTATCAGGTTGATAACAAAACGATATCCCGCCACGTTTGCCTCTTTTCTTGTGGGCGGAGGAATTTGGCATTATGAAGAAGGCGATTATTGGTCGTTTACCAATACCTATTTAGAAATAGAACGCGATGACTTAAATGGCTGTCTGTACAGCGAAGTATTGGGTACACCAACCCTCATTTTATTCGATGATGTACCGGGCGGGGCCGGCCATGTGCGCCGGGTAGCAGAAGAAGAATGCCTACGGGAAGTCCTTAACGCGGCCCATTCTAGGCTGGCGCGGTGCACCTGTGGTGGCAAAGAAGAAAAAAGCAGCTGTTATAGCTGCCTGCGCCATTACCAGAACCAGTTTTGCCATGATGGCCTTGAGCGGGGACCAGTGATCCATTTCCTGAAAAAGTTGCTGTCCTAAGTGTTGCTTACGGCTACATGACTTTTTCGGCAGGTAATTGTAGGTGAGGCATGATGTGGGACATGATGTTTTCTTGTTTTCGAGAAAACCCTTGACATATGCGCTGCTGGCGGTTAATATGTTAGTAACAAGTAAATATTACCCTTTAAAGACGGTCCTGTGAGGCTGGCAAGGGAAACGAATTTGAATGGGGAAAGTGCACCCTGCTGGCCGAAGGCCAGCAGGGTTTTTTGCTGCGCAAGACAAGGAGGTGCTGTCCTTGGATATGAAAGAGGTCCAAGGTGTATTACAGGAGGCAGGGGTATATAAACACGGTCATTTCCAATTTACATCGGGTTTGCACAGTGATATTTATCTGGAGAAGTTTCAGGTGATGCAGTATCCGAAGTACACTGAAATCCTGTGCGCGGAGATGGCCCGGCGCACAAAGCACCTGAAACCGGACGTCATTATCGGCCCAGCCGTTGGTGGCATTATCCTCGCTTATGAAGTAGGGCGGCAATTAGGCTGTCGGGCTCTGTTTACAGAGCGGGTCGAGGGGAAAATGCAGCTTAGGCGGGGCTTTTCTGTGGCCCCCGGCGAACGGATACTGCTGGTGGAGGACATTGTCACTACCGGTGGTTCAGCTCTGGAGGTACTGGATGCCGCTCGGCCCCTTGAAGCTGTAGTAGTAGGCATAACCTGTCTAGTTGACCGCAGCGATGGCCAGGTGCAATTCCCAGTGGAGTTTTACCCGCTGCTGTCCATGGATATTAAGTCCTGGGATCCGAAAGATTGCCCGTTATGTAAGCAAAAGGTGCCGCTTGTGATACCGGGAAGTCGTCAGCTCCAATATATCTAAGGGGGTCTTGCCGTGTTTGCTCGGCGCTTAAACGAAGCCGTTCTGGACAAGAAAAGCCCGCTGGTGGTTGGTCTTGATCCTGACATAACCAAGTTTCCGCCCGGCCTTAAACCGGCCGCTACCGCGAGTAGCACGGAGATAGCAGCAGCTATACTGGCCTTTAACAAAGGTATCATCGACCAGGTGGCGGACTTGGCCCCAGCGGTGAAACCCCAGGCGGCCTTCTATGAACAATTCGGCTGGGCCGGTATGCAAGCCCTGGAAGAGACAGCTCGTTATGCTCAGTCGAAAGGACTGCTGGTGATCCTAGATGCTAAACGGGGGGATATCCCCAACACTGCTTTAGCCTACGCCCGAGCCTATTTGGCCTCTGATGAGAACCCTCA
The Bacillota bacterium DNA segment above includes these coding regions:
- a CDS encoding TRAP transporter substrate-binding protein translates to MKKSGIWRQTLMVLLVIAAVTLAGCGGKPADTDSQADGKPIDIIVSHNHPENSPEHEGMAAFKELVEEKTDGRVNVKIYTNLQLGSMREQAEATQTGTIQITQQPTAVLSTFVTAYELVDFPFLWPDAETAYKVLDGEIGELISAEAEKEGFVNLGWMAAGFKQFTANTPIHSPEDLKGMQVRVMPAPLLNAQMEAWGAKPTPIEFGELYNSLQQGVVDGQENPIKTIYLNRLFEVQSYLIKSNHGFLGYGIVANKAWFEGLPDDIQTTIRESMQEACRVEREALAQTEESMLKEIAAYGTEIIELTPEAIAEFREQVLPVHDQFAGRVGKSLLDATYAKIK
- a CDS encoding MFS transporter — encoded protein: MEAHWQGATERTQEELRATVLVLAVGALFMYADRTVLYPMLKVIAEEFGLSGTATGFITSTYFFLYVAMQVPSGLLGDRLGLKRVLIVSYLLGGGALLMLGLTANDYALLIILVGLHGIGMGAFYPTSYGINIGTVPKTRRGLASATINAGMSVGTALGLACSGPIYLYTGSWRIPFLVLAVPTLLVPIWFRRNLPGLTTNTDADPNEGWQQPNMKKILADKDLWALNLAAFCAGYGFWVALTWGPDFFATERSLSLTAAGVFTALPALSAIPAAMFAGRLSDRVGRRQLALILYPLQAVTIFSLTYVRSVPVLAGALVLYGLVGRTVSDTVIISWFGDHVAKKSPGALGAAVGLFNLVGMSAAVIAPLVSGLVKDMSGSLTGAFYLGVLVVLSGTMCTAAAKEV
- a CDS encoding DUF1998 domain-containing protein yields the protein MNRTSSETTFNTALCDPSVRFIGQLDLTKSDLEKTGNWLKEILDQNANYGIRLITKRYPATFASFLVGGGIWHYEEGDYWSFTNTYLEIERDDLNGCLYSEVLGTPTLILFDDVPGGAGHVRRVAEEECLREVLNAAHSRLARCTCGGKEEKSSCYSCLRHYQNQFCHDGLERGPVIHFLKKLLS
- a CDS encoding orotate phosphoribosyltransferase, which translates into the protein MDMKEVQGVLQEAGVYKHGHFQFTSGLHSDIYLEKFQVMQYPKYTEILCAEMARRTKHLKPDVIIGPAVGGIILAYEVGRQLGCRALFTERVEGKMQLRRGFSVAPGERILLVEDIVTTGGSALEVLDAARPLEAVVVGITCLVDRSDGQVQFPVEFYPLLSMDIKSWDPKDCPLCKQKVPLVIPGSRQLQYI